The following DNA comes from Alnus glutinosa chromosome 6, dhAlnGlut1.1, whole genome shotgun sequence.
GAAGTAGAGAAATGTAAGACTTcttaaattttctttcaaaattttgtttgttgaaGGAGAGACATTGATTTCCATCTAGATCAGTTGAAGAGGAGAAACGATCTCTGGTTGTACAAATATGCATGTCAAGATTAAACGCAAAATGATACATAAATATGACGTGATATAAGTAAGTTTTTACGTCGACAATCTTTCtctatctctatgtctctcgtGGGCGTCTCTTCTGAATACAACCTAGCAGTTTGTGGATCGCCGGGAAGGGGGGCTTAGAAGCCCCCCTTCCCCGGTGAAATTTTTTGCTTCCTCCATGGTGTGTACCATGGGGATGGTAGTCTTTCTCTCAGTCGTTTaggctgtggagttttgttctccGAGTCCTCTGGGCTCTGGAGTTTGTGtgtatttgtgtttgttttcttttctgttcttctcgTTCTCTAGCAGGAGGTCCTTCCCGAGGCGTTCGGCGGGGTGTTCTTGTTTTCGTTTTGTCTCGCCGGTAGAGCGTATTTGTGCCTAAATTGTTTCAACTTTTGATGCTAGATCTACGTTTTTACATCGGCTTTCTAGAGACACGCGCCGCTTAGATGGGTTCACCGGTGTCTTCTTGCTCCGCCGCTGTTTGTTTCGGCTGTCGGGATCATCGGTGACCGCCGCGTGATTGTTACGCGCCAATGAAGTTTTCTCTTCAACCGACGCGTGGAGGTCTCGTTCTGGCATTTTTTCGCCGTGCAAAGGCGGCGGTCGGGCACTGGGTGGCTGATCTGATGGCTGGTGGTTTCGGGGGAGGCGCGTGTTGTACACGCGCCGGTCTCCGGCGAAGACAGTGTTCCCCTCTGACGTTTTTGGATTGTATTTTCTACtagatgtgtttgtgtattctcttgtttttaGGTACAGTTGCTTATGTGTGGCTCaagttttactagaattttctttgttagggggctgattgtaattttagtgaaatttgagattctacatatgtaattgttttttaagtcagatcttTCTGACTTAAGAGTGTGTGGAGAATTTGTCCCTCATTGTTCATGATGTAGCCTTTGGGCATCCAGAAAttaaatagcacatgctatttgttcaaaaaagtAAGTTTTTACGTATGGccctttaatatatatatatatatatatatattaactactTAAAATATTACCATTACTCTTACTCTTAAGTAAAACTTGCTCAACGAACTAAAATCTTATTCAATGCATTTTTTTAACTTAGAAAATGCAGCAGGCCGGCTAAACAGAGATTGAGTTAAGATTGGACCCACCGCCACTCTCTACGGTTATATTTTTGCCCCTTGCATGATtgcatcttcttttctttgtgtcGGGACCCAATTAGCCAAAAATGGGGACATGGCTgtcttgttatttatttcaaaatatatatgttgtcaaTGAAATTTACGTAAAGAAGCGAAAAGTTCCTTTCAGGAAGGTGGGATTGGGGTTGGTTTGCACTCCAAGAGATTAGCTAGGAAACCCGATGACTCAGCAAACGATATGAAAGTGTGAATGGCATACATGTTGAGAGCGGCAGTCAACTCAATCACAATCCTGCATTTTTAATTTGGCCCACCTTTTCTGACACAGGATTAGTCTTTAGTCAGCTCGTTCTTATCTGGTTTTCTAATCCGGCGTGCTTTGAGAAAGTCCAATCGCACCGTCACCCACCTTCTTCTACCTCTTCCTTAATTGCCTCTACAAAGCCATTCCTTCAGACTCACTCCGTCACCAATATCTACCCTCCCTCTCTGAATTCGTTAGGAAGGTTTTTTCTGTCACAGATCTTTCTTTAACTTTTCATCACTGTGTCAGTAGGAATTAGCGCAAGATGGGAATCAAGGGACACCACCAAAACAAGTTCGTCCGGTTCATTACAATACCCTTTAGGATTCTGGGCAAAACAAGAGACTTTTACGTCCGAAGCATGACGAGCTGCGCACAGGGAGTGGGCTACAGCCAGAGCATGGGCAGCGCGGCAACCTTGCCTAAGAGCTTCAGTGTCAGCTCGTCGAGGGGCGGCGATGACGAAGATTTTAGAGAGCTTATGAGAGCTGCCTCCGCTAGGACTTCGGTTGATAGGCTTGACATGGATATGATTCTCAAGCAGCAGGCGGCGACCCAGTCCGCCGCAATGATGATGGCCGGATCCAAGGGATTGCCCAAGTGCTCTAGCGTCGGAATGGGCAAGATCGATGAGGACAGGCCGTGTGATTTTGAAGAAGCTGTTGGTGCTGGCGGCGTGAAGGCGGATTTGTTTTATCCAAGAAGCAGAAGCTACGCTGTCACAAAGAGAAGTGTTGTGTTTTGATCGTCATCGATCTCCTGCAAACATTCTTGTAAAAGATGCATGTTGGGTGGGAGAGTAGTAAGAATTACTCTCTCGTTTTGGTTCgttttattaatcttttgtCATTTGAAATGTTTTATATTAAAGGTGAATCAAATGGAattgggtttgtttttttttttttttggacaatttgTTATCAAATAGGATTATTCAGCCCCCTTCGGCCCTTCCCCCTActcaaatgttttaaaaaacttCTCATTTTAAAGGATAAGGCCTTAAATTTGGTCACCAATGGCAATGAATTATGTACGTAAATGGACTTCTTTCTTGGGCGTTGGTTGTTGAAAATGAGAAATTGCTCTAATTTGTAAGCATTACAATTCTGCAGGTCAAGTAAGATGATCGTCGGATCTTGTTAACCGCTATTGGGTTaccaattttcttaaatttcactaattttttgtgtttgaaCTTAGTTTTGAAATCGATTTCAAAGCCGGGTCCAAcaccaaacatattttttattttatttttttacttaaaatcagCTTTGGGCTCAGAAAGTTAAATTTTAGTAACGTATTATATTCTCATTTTACTGGACCtaacaatatttattatttattattttttaaatccaaaaatttAACTACGCAGCTcattaaaataaagagaaaatgataTGCAGTACCTACTAACCTGTGATTGCAAACAAGCCATATTACTGTTTCACTATCACGACCCCTCACCCCATTTTGATGGGATCAATAcacgggaaaaaaaaacaaaaaaaaaaagagagaaaaaactcaaaaaaggaaggaaaatgtTGTTGGGCTCTTGGCCCAATAGCCTATGGACTCCTGGGTTCCCGCCCTCGAAGTATCCAGAAGGTTACAACTTTGCATGATCCAAATCATTCACattcgaaaaattaaaaataccaAGACACCCTTGAACCACGTGGAAATAACAAACATGCCCTGGCACAGCGATGATGACGTGGCTACTGTCACAAGAACCAAATCGTCGCGCCACATAACCTCACCAACGCTCTCTGTCCGATCAATCTTTCAGACCTTTACTTGACTCCAATAGACCATATCACTATAGTCTGATAAACTCACCAGCAAAAGCATTACACTACCGCTGGTTCCGATTGATCTATTAATGGAAGGTCCCGCCATGGCCGCAGAGAAAGCGACGAACGAGTCGGACATCGAGGGCCAGGACGACCTCGACGAAGAGCCTGGGGAGGTGATTGAATCGGCGCCACCTCTCAAGGTCGGCGAAGAGCGCGAGCTCGGTAGCTTCGGCCTCAAGAAGAAGCTCCTCAAGGGCGGCCATGGATGGGAGACCCCTGAGCTCGGTGACGAAGTCACTGGTACACTAGTAGTCAATCacaatttcagttttttttgttcttctttgaattTGTTGATGGAAATGATTGTTCAATTGAATGCAGTTCATTATGTTGGTACTTTGCTTGACGGAACAAAGTTCGATTCAACCAGAGATCGAGGCGAACCTTTGACTATAAAGCTTGGTAACGGTGagttgattttgtttgtttgcttgttgAAATGCAATTTGCTGTTTAGTCTACGTTAATTTTACTAGTTCATTGAAGGGGATTGATAGGTCAAGTGGTTACTGGATTGGACCAAGGGATAATTACAATGAGGAAGGGGGAGATCTCGATGTTCACATTGCCTCCCGAATTAGGCTATGGAGCTTCGGGCCTCAACGGCGCGGTTCCGCCCAATTCAGTTGTTCAGTTTGAAGTCCAGCTCGTCTCATGGATCACAGTGGTGGATGTTTGCAAAGACGGTGGAATTATCAAGAAAATAATGCACAAGGGAGACAGGAATGAGGTCCCTGGTGATTTGGACGAAGTTCATGGTAATGCTCTAAGGCttattatgtaattttttttttgtttacatgTCATTATGAAAAAtgtgagaaatatttttgattaTGTTTTGGCTGTGTGCGTATGGTAGTTCAATTGTTTGGAGATGTTAAGGGATTTTTTTGTTGTTCATTCCAGTGAAGTATCGAGTGGTGCTGGATGATGGTACTGTTGTTGCCGAGACACCAGAAGAAGGATTCGAATTTTATGTGAAGGATGGTAATATTTTTTGGTACCAATGAGGGGATAGTCAATATTCTGTTTATTGTGCCGATTCGTGGTGAttagcttttttgttttgtgcagGTCATCTTTGTCCAGCATTGCAGAAGGCAGTAAAGACCATGAAAAGGGGAGAGGAGGCCCAATTAGTTGTCCAACCTCAGTGTATGTCTTTGCATCTTTTTTGTTATCAACAAGTTATGTTAGAATTTGTGGTGTTCTCCTCAAGATAGGCTGAGACGAGGGGTGTGCTTGAGTTTTATAATTGTATTCAGAGGCCAGAGATAATGAAATAAGAATCGTGAAAGGGGTAAATTATGAATGACTGGACTTTTGCAACTCCATGTATTTAAATTTGGTGCTGTTCCCATTCTTAAGTCCAGAGTTGGGCATGTCGAGAGCAATCTGTTACCCAATATTCATTTCTGTAAAGTCTAGAGTGTGAACCCCAAACTGTGTCCATCACACTCCAACCTACTCAAtgcaacaaaattaattaattttcaaaattgtgaTTTGCTTATGGTTGAGTGGAGGTCATTACAAGTGCTTCATAGGATATTAAGTGGAGTGAGTAATGGCATGCTTCAAAGATACATGCACTTGTTGCGGGGTTGAGTTCTGTGATCCTTCTAATGTATCTTGTAAAAAGCTATCAAggccc
Coding sequences within:
- the LOC133870402 gene encoding uncharacterized protein LOC133870402, translated to MGIKGHHQNKFVRFITIPFRILGKTRDFYVRSMTSCAQGVGYSQSMGSAATLPKSFSVSSSRGGDDEDFRELMRAASARTSVDRLDMDMILKQQAATQSAAMMMAGSKGLPKCSSVGMGKIDEDRPCDFEEAVGAGGVKADLFYPRSRSYAVTKRSVVF